GCAAGACCGAGCACAGAACTGTGTTACATGTGTCACTTCCCGTTTACGTCATGGAAGCATCCTGACTataaagtgcttttattttaaggagTATTGTAAAGAAGGACTGTGCATTTAGAGCTTGATGCCAGACTGTGTGCTTTTTAGAATGGTGTTCTCTACCCCTCTCTATATGTACACCACTGTTCAGTAGCAAGAGATGAAGCCTTACAACAGGGGACTTGCTGCGATACTGGTTGGCATGCTGCTGGAGCAAATCCAGTGCTTTGGACTCAGTGGTTGATTTCACATTGATGCTCGGGCTGGTATTGactttctctgcttcttctctcCCTGACACCTTCCCATAAACTGGATAGTGAAATCCTGGAGAGAGATAGGCCCCTGCAGGTAAACAATAAATATCACATCAAGTTACTGGTTTTACATTTTGGTTATATCAAGGTGGAAGGATGAGATGCCACGACAGAGGATAACATAAAAAAATGGATCACGTGACTATCAAACAGCATCTTTGCTCTTCAATTTCTTCACCTAATTTACCCTGATGAATGGAGGTTGTAAAGAGGGTTGAGCTGATAGCCATTTCAGACATTTATGGGTCCTCTTTAAGTGAAAGGAATAGTAACCATAATGGTTCTGACAGTAAGTgcttagaatatttttataggCAATAAACTATCTGTCAGTCTAACAGCAATAGCAGACTGTCAAGGGTTGAGAAAACTGTAGCTGGGAACTGTAACAGTTCATAAAAGGAACATCTTGTATTAAATCAGTTTCATCTACAGAACTTTCCCTAGTGGaagcacaagcaaaacaaatgtcaCCCATGAAGCTTCTAATTTACCCTAGCTactaacagaaatattaaaatgcaggCTTTACTGCAATTTCAGGGTGTAAATCTTAACTAGCATGCAAGGCAAATTTCAGAATACATACCAGGATAGCTGTGCATTAGGACAGGAGAGACTGCGCGATAGGCTGGATGGTTGGGATCATACATCTGTGGATAAGGATAAGCATGCAAGTACTGGATATAGGACTGATGCTGACTCATTGGTGAGGAAACTGCTACTCTAGCACCCCGAGAGTCCTTCCAATTTACAGGAGTCTTTCGATCATCATTTTTTATCTTGCCTTCATCCACTGATTGAGAATCAGAACGCTTGACCTCTTTAGGCTCCTCTTTAATGCTTGCTAATGAGACAGGAAGGTTAGGCAGGGAACTTTCCTTGTTAGGTGTTTTTCTAGGGCTGTcttcttttaactttttctcACGATCAAGTTCTTCTGATTTCTGCTGATCAAGATATTTAGGCTGATAGACATAATGATGCCATGTTCGTGAATCTGGATCCTAATatggagggggggaaaaaaattgttctcaaCTGAGATGTTGAAATAAGGTAATTATTGATATTTCAAATACTtcaattaatgtatttttaatagcataTCCCTACTACATAGAGGAGAGGTTTGCTTGCTACAGAGTGCCTAGAGCTCAAAGTCAAACCAATATTCTCATGAAGGAGCAAGAGGCTATTATCAAAGTTTAATTCAATTGCTTCATCTTATATCCTTCTTCATGCCTTTAACTAGTTTAATCATGAAATACATATGCATTGTATCAAAGTTCTGAGACCATGCtattcataaaacattttaattaaagccCACAGAGAGATTTTCCCACTAGAGagcaaaaaatatctgtgaacCACAAATTAAAGCTGGCTAATGATATGTCAGAGCACTTAGATTACCTGGAACAATGAACCTGAAAAACTGATCTAGCTGGGAAGATGCTAATGCTGCCTCTGGTATCACAAACATTCAGGAATCAGTGAAGCCAGACATCAAGGCAAACCTCTTCAGCTGACAGTCTTACTTCAAGTTTGTAAAATTACACATGGATAAGTATTTACAGGATCAGGACCTCATGGTTTAAAGAACGTGTACACGAtatcataaatacatttttgcataATATATTACATAGACCGGTTTATAAACATGTCACAGATTTAGTTAGGTTAGTTCTTTACAAGGCCACACCAAACCAGTACTGAGCAGTAACAGGAAGACTTTCTTCTCTAATAGAGGATATGCAAGAGCTAATTGTAAACATTATCTCCAGTTGATATACACATTTATGGTATAAGTAACAGAAACATAAGCACACAACTAGACACTTGGACAGTCTGGTTCAAATACTGATTTGAATCAGCAGAAATCTCCTACCCAGAGCTGTACCGTCCCACTTCCTTTAGAGCTCCCTAACTCCCACTCACCTGACCCCACCGTATCTTGAAAGACAGCCCATAAGGGTGAAGTGTGGGATGTACGGTACACCGGAACATGAAAGCATCAAGCATTGAGGCTCCAGTTCAGAGCACGGAGACAGTTGCATTGCCTTGAATGAAGGCAATGTGACATCTAGGAAGGTCAGCATGAAGCCACTGGATGAAATTCTggttccactgaagtcaatggcaaaactATCACTGACTTCAATGAAGAGAGGATTTCATCCATTGTGTAGGTCTGTAGGGGCTTGAGGTTGGTTGAGGAGAGAAGGGGAACTTAACTGCTTCAAAAAGGTCACCTTGGGTTAAGATAAAGAGCTGAGTTTCAAGCCAACTCTTCAAAGAACCAGCTCACCCATCTTTAGTAAATGCCAACTgtcatttaacaaaaaaaagaaacacttcaaaCCATATTTCAAATCTACTTTAAGTCCTCTCACAATGAAAGCCGCTTATTTTGCTtgaaatttctcatttctgaacTAAGCAAACTGCTTAGAATTTACATCTAAAAGAGAAATctaattctgttttattcatGCATGTAATTTAAAGTAGTCTATTCAGGTTTTAAGCCTGCATTCTGTCACCACCTTGCTagattagttttttttttttccaaacagctcATCTGAAAGGTCTATGGGTCTGTTCGCAGACTACAGTACTATCCAGCATGAAAAAAGGATGGTGGAGCTTGTTTGGCTGTAAAGGTAGAAGAACATAGCAGAATCAGGGACAAAATCTCAAATGACTTAAGGATAAATCAAGACACTCTTGTTCCATTTCCTGTGATCTCACCTGTTTAAATCTTGTGGTTGGATCAACTCCTGTTTGCTTCATGGAATCCATAACAGATTTCATCTCCACAGCCTCCTTTATAAGCTGGTGGTTTTCCATTTGTTTGGCTTTGAAACTGTCAGACTGAAGTTGCTGCTGGTGATTGGAAAGGAGCTGTGATTTGCTTGTCTCCTCACCTTTGTTAGCGACTGATGACCCTATTTTAGTGCTATTTTTACTGGACTCTGGAGTTGAAGGGGCTTTTGAAATAGTGGCAGATGGAATATTCTTCTGCTTATTGTCATCCTTCCCAATCTCCTTCAAGGGAGGGTCATTCTTCCTTTCACAGTCCCTTCCAGTTTGTgccattttctgttctgctagTCTCTGGTCCTCATAGTATTTTTCATACTGCTGCCTGTAAGCAGGGTTAGAGGCCATTAAGGACTTTTGGTCCATATAAAGCCCATAGGCATACTGTCCATAATAAAGTGACTGAGCAAGTGCAGGGTGTCTTTGTGTTATTACTGACTGATGTTGTGGCTGCAAATTAGAGGAAGTGCTTTCACTTTTCTTGGCATCTAATGgttctgccttctctttcttctcagcCTCTTCCTCAGTCTCTTTTTTGATCTTCAGTCCCTGTGGGGTACTGctgttcccagctgctggggcactGACCTGTCCAGAGTGCATGTAACTTGGGGAATAATAAGGATCGTAGCCATGGTAATACGGAGAATGGGACTCTTTCACTTGAGCCGATTGTGCTGTGGTTGAAGAATGTCCTTTTACAACACCGTCCTTATTAGAAATAATATCCGACGGAGAGCTGGCCTTTGACCTCATGCCCTCTGACCTGCTGTCAGAGCCACCATCATCAGCCGCATCAGAAATATCCGAGTAAGCAGGGCTGTTGGTTTTAGCGGCCGCGCTATCTGCACCATTTTGTGTCAACACGTGCAGTGGCGCCATGGCAGATTGTCCATTCACCAAAGTGCTGCATTCCATCCTGGAGGCACTCCCTATGGAAGGGCTGGGCGCATTGTCTGTGAACGTGTAAACCTTATCAGCTTCAGCCTTAATACTTGCCATCCTGCTCTCTTGAGACTCTGACAGTCCATTAGCTAGCACTTCATTCTTGTTGAGATGGTCCTTTAAAAAATGTCCAGATAAGTCTTTCCCAGACCCTTTTGAATCCTCCAGCTTTCCCAGCTTAGAATCCATCTTGGGGCTTCCTGTCTCTTTGCCTTCTTTGTCCTTCAGCTTTcgcttctcctttttctttttgtccttgaGTGATGTGAGAGCTGGGTTTACAGTGCTTGGCTCTCCCATAATTGTGGGCTTTGGTTGAATAGGTTTTAGCGGAGGGCTCTTTGGTGTAGCCTGAACAATAGTAGTTGTCAAAGATGGAAGTCCCGGTATTGTCCCTGTAGTGGTGGTTGTGAAGGCTGTAGTAGGTATAGCTATTAATTGGGGAGGAGTCGGTGCTGGCGCTGGGGCAATGGGTCTGGctgttttcagtttggaaaGGTTTTTATCAACCTTGCAATTGTTCGCTTTCTTGCCTTTCTCACCCAAACTCTTCTTGTCGATTAACCCTTCAGCCTCCAATTTCGGCATTTCGGTTTGCAAATTGCCATCTGCTACCGAGCAATTATCCAGTGTTGCTGCCATATTAGAAATTACCGGAAGGCTGTTCAGCTCACTGTTCAGACCCTTCTTTTTGCCAGAATTCTTGCCAGTTTTGGAACTGATAACTGAACCAGGGCCATTGCTGGCCAGTTCCCTTTTTCCCTTGGGAGTCCCTGGGGTAGTGATGGAGGAAGGAGATGTTGGTGCTTTTAGTGGATCAAAGCCTGGCAAACTTGTGCTTGGCTCACTGCATTCAAGTGCCACGTTACTCAATGCTTCCTCACAGTCTGAAATTTTGTCTTCACTGTCAGGCTCAAACTCTAGTTTGTTTTCTGGGTCTAAATGTGCATGAGCCTGATGGTAGCGCAGTCCATTAATGTGCTTGTACTTTTTGTTGCAGTTGGGATGAGGACAGTCAATCAGCACTGGAGAAGAGCAGCCTTGGTCCAAAAAAGTAGTCTCAGGTTTCCCCTGTGGGGTGGTAGGAGTGCTTCTAGAGTTAGTACGAACACGTTTTCCAGATTTATTGTCCTCTGAACTGGAATTCAAATCTAGCTCCATTGGAGGCTTAGTTTTCCTCTTGTTTGTGGATGAAGGGCTGGCTTTGACTTCATCCATGGAGCAGTTAGGGGGTGTCCTGCGCCCACTTGAGTTAAGGctgcccctcctccccttcccattGGCACCACCTCGATTCTTATTCTGAAGTCCTCTGGACTCTGCAAAACTCGCATCATTCCCAggtacagctgcagctgcagcggACCTTGCCCGCTTTCCCCTGCCCCGTCCTCCACGCATTTCCAGGTCACTTGTTGGTGATTCACAAAACCTATATAAACAACATCAGATTTTATCAGCAGGAGCTATGAACTgaataaataccaaaacaccaccacttCACATGACAGAAACTTCATACATGCTAAAGGAAAGATGCCCTTCTGCCAAATGAGAATGCTACAGTCTCAAATGGAAAGTCACtcaaaaaggacaaaaatggTAGGAACAAGACCACCTAATTTGAACAATGGAGAGAAAATTTCTCCAAActcacagaaatgcatttttaaatgaattgcCTTCTGACTGAATCCCATGTATTTCCCACTCTCTCTCAAAAAcgcaaaacaaaaataagtaaaaccTCCCACCCCACAATTCAGTGTGGAACAGAGAATTACTCGTTTCACTGGTGCATGTTTTCAATTACAACcagttgttttttattaatctcTGTACATTCTCTTGACAGAGATTGGGGgtgaaaatacagcagagaaaaaacagactCAGAATGACTGCCTACCTAGGAGGGGCCCAGTCATGCTTTGTGCAGTCCAGCAGTGTTCCCACATAAGTCTTGTTCCTCCATGTAACATTTACCACTAGGACACCTACagtgggagaaaaacaaagtattaTCACAGTCAGAACAATAATTGGGgtaggctttttgttttgctcttttttcatattttttttcttttcttccccacaaaATGAGAGCTGTAttctcatctgctttcagaCACTGTGTTCTATACTGTTCCTCTTCTGGTTTCAGTGACCTCAAGTTAAAGCCCACAGGGAAGACAGCGAACAACAAAGAACAagggtgtgtgtgcacatacGTATGTGTGTAAGGGagtgtgtgcctgtgtgccAGTGTGTGTTATCAAGATACAGCTGACAGAAGGAAATGAGTTTTGCCATGTCCTGCTGTAAAACAGCAACACTCACCTCTTAATTTTGCTATTATTGCACATAATTGCTTTCGCttggcagccagccagcataAACTAAGCACCAGTTACAGTGTTTAAATCAGTAGGTGACTGAGAAGAATCTGCTTTCCTTTGAACAATATGATAATGATGCTtctatttatttgaaattgcaTATATCCAAGCACacgaacacacacacacacatacacatgtgtGCACTGCAAGTTTGTTCAGCAGATGTAGATGGAAACATGGGttatttgctttactttttcttctgtggaaagCGAGGGCTAGACAGGAAAATGCAACCATACAGTGAAGCTAAGAGGAATCACAATAGAGAGAGATGGAAAGAGGGATCCTTTACAAAATGTACTGTAATAAATCTACTgtaatttaattacttttccaCTTACAacttttattaaatgtaaatttgcCTGCCCACCTAAGGCAGACTTCTAGCTTTGGTTTATTCAAAGCATGGTAAGGATATCCTAAGCAACAATAAATGTGGGGGATACAATTCAAACGTTTTCAGGTTGCCCTCAAACACTTCTTCACATAATTCAGCATCATCTTTATGGATTAGCCAGTGTAATGACCCCTTTAATTCATCAACTTCTGCAGATAAACACAGGACTGTATTATTGAACCCGTCATGTCTTCTCATTAGAACgtatgctgaaataaaaaatctatTTTACCTAGCAAAAAAAGGCATGATGCAACATGTTTCCAATTTATGAGAGGTATGAAGACACTAACTCGCAGCTGCCAGCCTtgagacttctttttcttctacgCTTCCCTTATTCTAGCTGTAGCGTTTCTATAATGGACATAATAATGGCATGATGCCAGAATGTTTCCAGCCAGTCTTTTACTTCGCCTTACTCTTGCGATTCCTGATTTTGAACTAAAACCATCATctcctccgcccccccccccccccccccccccccccttttctgcTGCACCAAGGTAAACACGCAACCAGCTGCGTATTTCCTCAGGGGCCTTTTAACAGCAGAGGAGTATTTGAAGCGTGGTTAGCAGAGGTACCAGGGAAGAAGGGAACTCCTTGAAAATTCTCTGTTGCAGATTTGAAAATTACTCCCCATATGGTTCTACGTCGCCATTACGATAAGGCGACCAGAATTCCGCACGCCAGGGCGAACCCATCTGAGGGATATAAGACAAACGGGCTCTTCCCGCCAGGGCCAGCGCCAGGCCCTGAGCACCTAGAAGGATTAGGGCTAAACCACTATGCCGTAATCCAGTGTCCTACGCAAACCTggctgccggggcagggggggagggaCCCCAAAAACCCGCAAGGAACGACCCGCGCCTcaccctgcccgccccgggACCGCACCCGGGTGCCCGCCGGCAGCTCCGGCTCCTGATTGGCCGCTCCCGGCTCTGCGGCGCCTGCTGCCGTGCCATTGGTGGCAgggcccgggcggggcggggcgggagcggcgcgggcTGTGCCCGTGCCCGCCAGACAGGGGCGGGGGAGGCCCCGCAGCGCCCAGCGCGCCTTACGCGGGCACGGGCGGAAGGGTCCGGCCACCGGGAACCTGCCCCCGCGGACCAGGGCCCGGGGCGGCCCGCAGGGCTCCGCCGCGACTGACCCCCACTGGGGCAGCTCGGCCAGTGCCGCCGGGCCGGAGGAGCTTCGAGCGGCCGACGCCGTTCCCCTCCTGCACAGGAATCGCGCCGCGCCAGGCCGCGGACCGGGAGGAGCGCGCCGCAGACCCGCGGGGGAGCACGTGCCACTGGAACTCCGGGTCCCGCAACACCAAGTGGTGTTCCCACCTTCCATGGTGTTCCCACCTGCCACTCGCAGCTACGGAGAGATGCTCAACAGGCGCCTCTCTGGTA
This region of Falco naumanni isolate bFalNau1 chromosome Z, bFalNau1.pat, whole genome shotgun sequence genomic DNA includes:
- the ZNF608 gene encoding zinc finger protein 608 isoform X1, whose protein sequence is MSLNTSTAGKGVDPNTVDTYDSGDDWEIGVGNLIIDLDADLEKDRQKFEMNNSTNTTSSSNTSSKDCGGLASSGANATSALADGLKFASVQPSAPQGNSSHKETSKSKVKRSKTSKDANKSLPSASLYGIPEISSAGKRQEVQGRPGEATGMNSALGQSVSSNPNGNNSTTSNTTTIASCGKSKEEKAGKAPGSRGSKRDKDAGKSRKDKQHDLQQGHPNGSGGGSGQAPPGHLYGFGAKGGGGGSSSPFHCTSSAVGEVSKSTPDSGLMGNSILVKKEEEEEESHRRIKKLKTEKVDPLFTVPAPPPPISSSITPQILPSYFSPSSSNIAAPVEQLLVRTRSVGVNTCEVGVVTEPECLGPCEPGTSVNLEGIVWHETEEGVLVVNVTWRNKTYVGTLLDCTKHDWAPPRFCESPTSDLEMRGGRGRGKRARSAAAAAVPGNDASFAESRGLQNKNRGGANGKGRRGSLNSSGRRTPPNCSMDEVKASPSSTNKRKTKPPMELDLNSSSEDNKSGKRVRTNSRSTPTTPQGKPETTFLDQGCSSPVLIDCPHPNCNKKYKHINGLRYHQAHAHLDPENKLEFEPDSEDKISDCEEALSNVALECSEPSTSLPGFDPLKAPTSPSSITTPGTPKGKRELASNGPGSVISSKTGKNSGKKKGLNSELNSLPVISNMAATLDNCSVADGNLQTEMPKLEAEGLIDKKSLGEKGKKANNCKVDKNLSKLKTARPIAPAPAPTPPQLIAIPTTAFTTTTTGTIPGLPSLTTTIVQATPKSPPLKPIQPKPTIMGEPSTVNPALTSLKDKKKKEKRKLKDKEGKETGSPKMDSKLGKLEDSKGSGKDLSGHFLKDHLNKNEVLANGLSESQESRMASIKAEADKVYTFTDNAPSPSIGSASRMECSTLVNGQSAMAPLHVLTQNGADSAAAKTNSPAYSDISDAADDGGSDSRSEGMRSKASSPSDIISNKDGVVKGHSSTTAQSAQVKESHSPYYHGYDPYYSPSYMHSGQVSAPAAGNSSTPQGLKIKKETEEEAEKKEKAEPLDAKKSESTSSNLQPQHQSVITQRHPALAQSLYYGQYAYGLYMDQKSLMASNPAYRQQYEKYYEDQRLAEQKMAQTGRDCERKNDPPLKEIGKDDNKQKNIPSATISKAPSTPESSKNSTKIGSSVANKGEETSKSQLLSNHQQQLQSDSFKAKQMENHQLIKEAVEMKSVMDSMKQTGVDPTTRFKQDPDSRTWHHYVYQPKYLDQQKSEELDREKKLKEDSPRKTPNKESSLPNLPVSLASIKEEPKEVKRSDSQSVDEGKIKNDDRKTPVNWKDSRGARVAVSSPMSQHQSYIQYLHAYPYPQMYDPNHPAYRAVSPVLMHSYPGAYLSPGFHYPVYGKVSGREEAEKVNTSPSINVKSTTESKALDLLQQHANQYRSKSPVPVEKSAAEREREAERERDRHSPFSQRHLHTHHHTHVGMGYPLIPGQYDPFQGLTSAALVATQQVAAQASASGMFPAQRRE
- the ZNF608 gene encoding zinc finger protein 608 isoform X2, which encodes MSLNTSTAGKGVDPNTVDTYDSGDDWEIGVGNLIIDLDADLEKDRQKFEMNNSTNTTSSSNTSSKDCGGLASSGANATSALADGLKFASVQPSAPQGNSSHKETSKSKVKRSKTSKDANKSLPSASLYGIPEISSAGKRQEVQGRPGEATGMNSALGQSVSSNPNGNNSTTSNTTTIASCGKSKEEKAGKAPGSRGSKRDKDAGKSRKDKQHDLQQGHPNGSGGGSGQAPPGHLYGFGAKGGGGGSSSPFHCTSSAVGEVSKSTPDSGLMGNSILVKKEEEEEESHRRIKKLKTEKVDPLFTVPAPPPPISSSITPQILPSYFSPSSSNIAAPVEQLLVRTRSVGVNTCEVGVVTEPECLGPCEPGTSVNLEGIVWHETEEGVLVVNVTWRNKTYVGTLLDCTKHDWAPPRFCESPTSDLEMRGGRGRGKRARSAAAAAVPGNDASFAESRGLQNKNRGGANGKGRRGSLNSSGRRTPPNCSMDEVKASPSSTNKRKTKPPMELDLNSSSEDNKSGKRVRTNSRSTPTTPQGKPETTFLDQGCSSPVLIDCPHPNCNKKYKHINGLRYHQAHAHLDPENKLEFEPDSEDKISDCEEALSNVALECSEPSTSLPGFDPLKAPTSPSSITTPGTPKGKRELASNGPGSVISSKTGKNSGKKKGLNSELNSLPVISNMAATLDNCSVADGNLQTEMPKLEAEGLIDKKSLGEKGKKANNCKVDKNLSKLKTARPIAPAPAPTPPQLIAIPTTAFTTTTTGTIPGLPSLTTTIVQATPKSPPLKPIQPKPTIMGEPSTVNPALTSLKDKKKKEKRKLKDKEGKETGSPKMDSKLGKLEDSKGSGKDLSGHFLKDHLNKNEVLANGLSESQESRMASIKAEADKVYTFTDNAPSPSIGSASRMECSTLVNGQSAMAPLHVLTQNGADSAAAKTNSPAYSDISDAADDGGSDSRSEGMRSKASSPSDIISNKDGVVKGHSSTTAQSAQVKESHSPYYHGYDPYYSPSYMHSGQVSAPAAGNSSTPQGLKIKKETEEEAEKKEKAEPLDAKKSESTSSNLQPQHQSVITQRHPALAQSLYYGQYAYGLYMDQKSLMASNPAYRQQYEKYYEDQRLAEQKMAQTGRDCERKNDPPLKEIGKDDNKQKNIPSATISKAPSTPESSKNSTKIGSSVANKGEETSKSQLLSNHQQQLQSDSFKAKQMENHQLIKEAVEMKSVMDSMKQTGVDPTTRFKQDPDSRTWHHYVYQPKYLDQQKSEELDREKKLKEDSPRKTPNKESSLPNLPVSLASIKEEPKEVKRSDSQSVDEGKIKNDDRKTPVNWKDSRGARVAVSSPMSQHQSYIQYLHAYPYPQMYDPNHPAYRAVSPVLMHSYPGAYLSPGFHYPVYGKVSGREEAEKVNTSPSINVKSTTESKALDLLQQHANQYRSKSPVPVEKSAAEREREAERERDRHSPFSQRHLHTHHHTHVGMGYPLIPGQYDPFQGLTSAALVATQQVAAQASASGMFPAQRR